In Armatimonadota bacterium, the sequence TGTCCGGTAAGAGGTTGATCACGCAGTTGCTCAGGATCACGTCGGCAAACGCGTCCGGCAGCGGCAGCGCCTCAATGTCCCCCAGCACGGACGAGACGTTGCGCACGTCCAGGCGCCGGGCATTGCGTTCCGCTCGCTCGATCATCTCCGGCGTCATGTCGACGCCGACGACGTGCCCTTCCTCCGTGACCGCCCGCGCCGCCAGGAACAGGTCCAGCCCCGCACCCGAGCCCAGGTCCACAACCACCTCGCCGGGCTTGAGGCCCGCGGCCGACACGGGGCTGCCGCATCCGAGCGAGGTGTTGCGCACCTCTTCTGGGACCCCCGCCAGGACTGCGGGATCGTAGCCCAGTGGCTCCGGACCGCAGCAGCACCCACATCCCGCATCGCGTGTGGCCTGCTGAGCGTACCGGGCCCGAACCGCCCGTTTCAGGTTGTCTGGTTGCATGGGCACACCTCCACGCTTAAGGTTTGCCGAAACCACCGCACGGACGGTTGTGCACAGTGTACGGCGGTGCGCCGGCGGGTCGCCTCGTGGACGAGGGTGTCTTGTCGCCGCTCGCGCAGGATCTCCCGGGTCCCCTCGCCTGCCCACGCTTCCGACAGCAAGGGGTGCATCATCTTCGCCTCCTCGATCATCATCGACGAATATCGATGAATGTACCCCACAGGGAACTGCCGCACAGCAAGGGCGATCAACACCGCGCTGTCCTCGCAGGCGCCCTGGAACTGGGCGGAGGCGGT encodes:
- the arsM gene encoding arsenite methyltransferase; this translates as MQPDNLKRAVRARYAQQATRDAGCGCCCGPEPLGYDPAVLAGVPEEVRNTSLGCGSPVSAAGLKPGEVVVDLGSGAGLDLFLAARAVTEEGHVVGVDMTPEMIERAERNARRLDVRNVSSVLGDIEALPLPDAFADVILSNCVINLLPDKARVFREAYRVLRPGGRLVVSDILASAALPQELREDPEAWSACLAGALPVAEYLRAVREAGFVGVRLTRGLSDGCGEAGCCSAAPVFTATVIAVKPTDRRPAGARGSQGQPKPTDT